Proteins encoded in a region of the Vicia villosa cultivar HV-30 ecotype Madison, WI linkage group LG5, Vvil1.0, whole genome shotgun sequence genome:
- the LOC131608084 gene encoding COP1-interactive protein 1-like, with amino-acid sequence MINSHSMESFKIVDGLIDPKNAEELKRTKSDIETKITKIQKLIKNDNQSKTATNSRRSKKETELMGLTEDLYKQYQSLYAQYDNVIGKVVSPKKNKASTSNSSDSESEYFSSEEVDGINKRRSEKEKSILSDTVTQEPDRGDDSNEVKDPNENVDNTSEVLKTEASVEATVEAIECERQLNSLMEEMRSLSNDKTNLELQNDSQANEVKELNIKNTELQNHVTELESLLKEKQGVVSDLEAKLNNSEEQAKSNIVKLMAQVNELILETKSLTIQKYEMEEKLKCDKNEASVEREELMEKVNGMQQKLDSLENLNKELETQMEGKCDKNEVSVERDELMEKLNRMQQKLDSVENLNKELVTQREELMEKRTVMQQKLDSVENLNKELETQREELMKKRNGMHQKLDSLENLTKELETQREGLMEKLNSMQQKLDSQENLNKELETQMEVKGEEILQYLTQMENLKEKLAETKSLERTMMEEKVGFLAVLKEMELELETQSNQKIDVEEQLRDTTYELKHTMNENKALQDRNDELKAAMTQRGEEITNFLLENDSDENGASMEIMALRAQINDMRLELDSMYELKSKLELQNERNQNEYAESLAKMENLNAKLAAQIADQENTIKDHTSTIDRIKEEQKQTVITSNKFSLNLKTAEKKMEELAEKLRKKMEDNIRLLHQRIHVAEQLNNENKNSCKLTNMRYEKENKTLGEKVAIYEDELRRLKEDSREAAPSSPVVDQIKFEFEAALNGLDVATAKLEEHRECIMSSVSKMLSEVQLAKGWIKKMNAEMKQLKDNVDSLTELLSEKEEQELLLRDKVWNLEATVSKEGGERLNLTNAVHQLEKKVVKLEKNLKEKDEDLDSLGEKKREAIRQLCLVVEFHRDRCNYLVNLVSNMRNNKKT; translated from the exons ATGATAAATTCCCATTCAATGGAATCATTCAAGATCGTTGACGGTCTGATTGATCCCAAAAATGCTGAAGAACTCAAAAGGACCAAATCAG ATATTGAgaccaaaatcacaaaaatccagAAGCTCATCAAGAATGATAACCAAAGCAAAACAGCTACAAACTCGAGACGTTCTAAGAAAGAGACAGAACTTATGGGACTAACCGAGGACTTATACAAGCAGTACCAGTCACTTTATGCACAGTATGATAATGTTATCGGGAAAGTTGTTTCTCCGAAGAAAAACAAGGCTTCAACGTCTAATTCATCTGACTCAGAATCTGAGTACTTTTCCTCCGAGGAAGTAGATGGTATTAATAAGAGAAGGTCAGAGAAAGAAAAAAGTATTTTATCTGACACGGTTACGCAGGAACCTGATAGAGGTGATGATAGTAATGAGGTGAAGGATCCTAACGAAAATGTTGACAATACAAGTGAAGTTCTTAAGACTGAAGCATCGGTTGAGGCAACGGTTGAGGCAATAGAATGTGAAAGACAATTAAATTCATTAATGGAAGAGATGAGGAGCTTGAGCAACGATAAAACGAATCTAGAACTTCAAAATGATAGCCAAGCAAATGAAGTTAAAGAGCTAAACATAAAGAATACTGAGCTACAGAACCATGTCACGGAACTTGAATCGTTGTTGAAAGAGAAACAAGGCGTGGTATCTGACCTGGAGGCGAAACTCAATAACAGTGAGGAACAAGCGAAGTCCAACATTGTTAAATTAATGGCACAGGTCAATGAACTTATACTCGAGACCAAATCTCTGACGATTCAGAAATATGAGAtggaagaaaaattaaaatgcgaTAAAAATGAAGCGTCTGTTGAAAGAGAGGAGTTGATGGAGAAGGTTAACGGCATGCAGCAAAAATTAGATTCTCTAGAGAATCTGAACAAAGAATTAGAAACTCAGATGGAAGGAAAATGCGATAAAAATGAAGTATCTGTTGAAAGAGATGAGTTGATGGAGAAGCTTAACCGTATGCAGCAAAAATTAGATTCTGTAGAGAATCTGAACAAAGAATTAGTAACTCAAAGAGAGGAGTTGATGGAGAAGCGTACCGTTATGCAGCAAAAATTAGATTCTGTAGAGAATCTCAACAAAGAATTAGAAACTCAAAGAGAGGAGTTGATGAAGAAGCGTAACGGTATGCATCAAAAATTAGATTCTCTAGAGAATCTGACCAAAGAATTAGAAACTCAAAGAGAGGGGTTGATGGAGAAGCTTAACAGTATGCAGCAAAAGTTAGATTCTCAAGAGAATCTGAACAAAGAATTAGAAACTCAGATGGAAGTAAAAGGGGAAGAAATATTGCAGTACCTAACTCAGATGGAAAATTTGAAGGAGAAATTGGCCGAAACAAAATCACTAGAGCGAACTATGATGGAAGAGAAAGTAGGTTTTCTTGCGGTGTTAAAGGAGATGGAACTCGAATTGGAAACTCAAAGCAACCAGAAAATTGACGTGGAAGAACAGTTAAGAGATACAACTTATGAGCTTAAACACACGATGAATGAAAACAAGGCCTTGCAGGACAGAAACGATGAACTGAAAGCAGCGATGACACAAAGAGGGGAAGAGATAACGAATTTTTTGTTGGAAAATGATAGCGATGAAAATGGAGCTTCTATGGAGATCATGGCTTTAAGAGCTCAAATTAATGATATGAGACTAGAGTTGGACAGTATGTATGAGCTGAAAAGCAAGTTAGAGCTCCAAAATGAACGAAACCAGAACGAATATGCAGAAAGCCTAGCAAAGATGGAAAACTTGAACGCAAAGTTGGCAGCCCAGATAGCTGATCAAGAGAATACCATAAAGGATCACACGTCAACCATTGACCGAATAAAAGAGGAGCAAAAGCAAACTGTAATCACTTCGAATAAGTTCAGTTTGAATCTGAAGACGGCAGAGAAAAAAATGGAAGAATTGGCAGAAAAGTTGAGGAAGAAAATGGAAGACAATATCCGGTTACTGCACCAGAGGATTCACGTGGCAGAACAACTGAACAACGAAAACAAAAACAGTTGCAAATTAACAAATATGAGGTACGAGAAAGAGAACAAGACTCTTGGAGAGAAAGTTGCTATTTATGAAGATGAACTAAGAAGGCTTAAAGAAGATTCCAGGGAAGCAGCACCCTCCTCGCCAGTGGTTGATcaaattaaatttgaatttgaggCTGCTCTAAACGGATTAGACGTAGCAACTGCAAAACTCGAGGAACACAGAGAATGCATCATGAGCAGTGTGTCTAAAATGCTGAGTGAAGTTCAGTTAGCTAAGGGTTGGATAAAGAAAATGAACGCGGAAATGAAACAATTGAAAGACAATGTGGATAGTCTTACGGAGTTACTGAGTGAAAAAGAAGAGCAGGAGTTACTTTTGCGAGACAAGGTATGGAATTTAGAAGCCACAGTGAGCAAAGAAGGAGGAGAGAGACTGAACTTGACAAATGCAGTGCACCAGCTTGAAAAGAAAGTGGTGAAACTGGAGAAGAATCTGAAAGAGAAAGACGAGGATTTGGACAGTCtcggagagaaaaagagggaagcgATAAGACAACTATGTTTGGTTGTTGAGTTTCATCGCGACCGTTGTAACTATCTTGTGAATTTGGTCTCAAATATGAGAAATAATAAGAAGACAtga